In a single window of the Phocoena sinus isolate mPhoSin1 chromosome 7, mPhoSin1.pri, whole genome shotgun sequence genome:
- the METTL21A gene encoding protein N-lysine methyltransferase METTL21A isoform X1, with amino-acid sequence MALVPYEETAEKGLQRFHKPLATFSLANHTIQIRQDWKQLGVAAVVWDAAIILATYLEMGAVELRGCSAVELGAGTGLVGMVAALLGAHVTITDRKVALEFLKSNVQANLPPHIQPRAVVKELTWGQNLGSFSPGEFDLILGADIIYLEETFTDLLQTLEHLCSNHSVILLACRIRYERDHNFLAMLERQFTVRKVHYDPEKDVHIYKAQRRSLREDL; translated from the exons ATGGCCCTGGTGCCCTATGAAGAGACCGCGGAAAAGGGGCTGCAGAGATTTCACAAGCCTCTTGCCACCTTCTCCTTGGCAAACCACACGATACAGATCCGGCAGGACTGGAAGCAACTGGGAGTCGCAGCGGTGGTTTGGGACGCG GCTATCATTCTGGCCACATATCTGGAGATGGGAGCTGTGGAGCTCAGGGGCTGCTCTGCCGTGGAGCTGGGTGCTGGCACGGGGCTGGTGGGCATGGTGGCTGCCCTGCTGG GTGCTCATGTGACTATCACGGATCGAAAAGTAGCATTAGAGTTTCTTAAATCAAACGTTCAAGCCAACTTACCTCCCCATATCCAGCCCAGAGCTGTTGTTAAGGAGCTGACTTGGGGACAGAATTTGGGGAGTTTTTCACCTGGAGAATTTGACCTGATACTTGGAGCTGATATCATATATTTAGAAGAAACATTCACAGATCTTCTTCAAACATTGGAACATCTCTGTAGCAACCACTCTGTGATTCTTTTAGCTTGCCGAATTCGCTATGAACGGGATCACAACTTCTTAGCGATGCTTGAGAGGCAGTTTACTGTGAGGAAGGTTCACTATGATCCTGAAAAAGATGTACATATTTACAAAGCACAGAGGAGAAGCCTGAGGGAGGACTTATAG
- the METTL21A gene encoding protein N-lysine methyltransferase METTL21A isoform X3, which translates to MALVPYEETAEKGLQRFHKPLATFSLANHTIQIRQDWKQLGVAAVVWDAAIILATYLEMGAVELRGCSAVELGAGTGLVGMVAALLGSREGASGHGSDMSQLSTKASYCVYEVLM; encoded by the exons ATGGCCCTGGTGCCCTATGAAGAGACCGCGGAAAAGGGGCTGCAGAGATTTCACAAGCCTCTTGCCACCTTCTCCTTGGCAAACCACACGATACAGATCCGGCAGGACTGGAAGCAACTGGGAGTCGCAGCGGTGGTTTGGGACGCG GCTATCATTCTGGCCACATATCTGGAGATGGGAGCTGTGGAGCTCAGGGGCTGCTCTGCCGTGGAGCTGGGTGCTGGCACGGGGCTGGTGGGCATGGTGGCTGCCCTGCTGG GCAGTAGAGAAGGAGCATCTGGCCATGGTTCTGACATGTCACAGCTCTCCACGAAGGCATCATACTGTGTCTATGAG GTGCTCATGTGA